The following proteins come from a genomic window of Nicotiana tomentosiformis chromosome 12, ASM39032v3, whole genome shotgun sequence:
- the LOC138902939 gene encoding uncharacterized protein — protein sequence MSAPPGINEGQSTARPPLFNEKYYSWWKARMEYFLTAKDYELWTIVNQGPLTPTKQNTQNETVPKDPSEFVAVDFRMMEKNVKAKKIVICGHGPDVYNRIFACFNTNQIWDALQTAHEGTNQVKRSRTELLMRNYELFSMKESEPIQDMMTRFTIITNDIIWKGVYLIRVGQQSSKDPSSFMGIKSHSNPGSQGVGQNLT from the coding sequence ATGAGTGCTCCACCCGGAATTAATGAAGGACAATCAACTGCCAGACCACCCCTGTTCAATGAAAAATATTACAGTTGGTGGAAAGCAAGAATGGAATACTTCCTGACAGCTAAAGATTATGAACTATGGACCATAGTGAATCAAGGTCCATTAACTCCCActaaacaaaatacacaaaatgaaACAGTTCCTAAGGACCCCTCTGAATTTGTGGCAGTAGATTTcagaatgatggagaagaatgtaaAGGCTAAGAAAATCGTTATCTGTGGACATGGTCCTGATGTGTACAATAGAATTTTTGCGTGCTTTAATACAAACCAGATATGGGATGCACTCCAAACTGCTCATGAAGGAACAAACCAAGTAAAAAGATCAAGAACAGAGCTACTTATGAGAAACTATGAGCTCTTCTCCATGAAGGAGTCTGAGCCCATCCAGGATATGATGACTAGGTTTACTATAATAACCAATGACATCATTTGGAAAGGTGTTTACCTCATAAGAGTTGGTCAGCAAAGTTCTAAGGATCCTTCCAGCTTCATGGGAATCAAAAGTCACAGCAATCCAGGAAGCCAAGGAGTTGGACAAAATctcacttga